Below is a window of Saccopteryx bilineata isolate mSacBil1 chromosome 11, mSacBil1_pri_phased_curated, whole genome shotgun sequence DNA.
CCCCACTCACCCAACTCCCAGTAGCTAATTCATGGACCTTTTCTACCAGGTCCCTGCTTCCTATTGGCCACCCATCTCCTGAGTCACCTGAGCCCAGCACACAGAACCTCCAGATCACTGGTAGATAGATACTATTGTCACTGGGATGATGAGTAGCTTTGAATTTGACATAAAAAGGAAACCTCCATGTCTACAGCTTGTTGTTCCCTGGGCTCCCTACACTGAGGTGATGGTTGCACTGGAATGTGAGGTTCAGAATCACTGCTGGGGAGAGTCCCAAAACATGCAGCCCAGGTGTGGAATAGCTGGGACCCACTCTGGGTTCTGTCTAGATGAGGTCTGTGGGCAGAACCGTCCCTACTGTAGGTGGCATGTGTGACAGTACACTGTCGATGCCCAGGAAGCACCAGTTGGATCTAAACCTGCCATCCAAGCTGGGTCTTTTCTTTGCAGTGGGAAGACCCGACAGCAGAGGCTGCAGCCTCTAAGGCAGTGGCAGGGGACCTCCCCATGCTCAGAGGGGTCCCCGGAGTGTCTGGGAGTCAGTGTCAGGACCAGGAGGTTGTCCTTTGGATCAGGGCCCCACCTCAGGCTGTTTGTGAACAGAAAGTCCTGCCTGGAGAAGCCCGTTACAGAGCAGGGGGCTTGCTTCTTCAGGTGGGTTGGGGACGGTCAGCCTGCCTGGGAGCAGCACGTTCTGGAAATGGCAGTCATGTGTGGCCAGAGGTGGGCAAGTGTCTGGGAGTGGGTGGTCCCGGTGGCCCTCTTGAAAGAGACAGGTAGCAGGGAGCCGTGCAGAGGTCTGAGGAAGGGAGTGACCCGGTGAGTGTGTGACCTGTAGTCAGGTGGAGGCAGGAGCCAGGTCAGAGGTTGGGAAGAAGCTGGGTGGGACGGGGAGTGGCTCTATGGGTAAGGTGAAGGAGAAGGGACTTCACAGCtatgagagggagaagggacaTAACTGGGGCAGGGGCACCCTGGGTCCTGGCTTCTCTGAAGGAAGTACTGGTGAACCCTCCCCTCCCAGCTGAGCCCCTGGGGATATGTGTGCAGGGTGCAGATAGGGGTTGAGGTCAGAGTGCTGGGAGTGGAGGTCTTGGGGCAGAGCAGGGTCAGACTGAGCTCTGGGACCCAGCACCTAGCCCAGCCCCGGCCTGAGCTAGGGGCCACAGGAGCAAATTCAGTGGGGACACTGAGCAAGTCCCTCTGGgtccctggcctcagtttccctgctctAAAGTCCAGGACAGGACCTGTGAGATTGCCCTGGGGTCagggcaaagaaaagaaagaaccctTGGAATAGCCTGGCCCAAATCGGAGCCTCTAGGATGAGTGTGGGGTGCCCAGCTCAAATAGACTCAGTTATGGGTTTTTATTTCAAGGGGCACATGGGGGCTTGGGGCTGCCTTGCATTCAATGAGAGCAGAAAATTCAGACAAGAGGAGTTTCTTCTCCCTGGTAAAAGTGGTTGTTGAGAGCCCGGAGTGTGGCCCACCTGGAATTTTCAGGGCTCCAGGCCTGTTCCATTCAATGGAATTCAGCAGCTTTCTAAACCACCTGCgacaagagacagaaacaggagcCTCCTGCTCCAGCCCTTTAGTTTACaaaacccctccccacccaggaTCTCACTGTGGCTTCCCTGGGTGCAAACAGGACAGGAAATAGTGTCCCACAtctgaagaaactgagaccctgAGTGCAGAAAGGACCTAACCAAGGTCATACAACTAGTCAGGGCAGGCTTGGCATTTGAATGGAGATTGATCTGAGCCCCATGATGTCAGTCTGTCTCAGAACCATGCTTGGCAGGGAGGATGCAGTACCACCTGGCTGCCACGAGCAGCCACGCCATGTTCTCTTCATCCCACCATTTCAGCAGAGGCTCCTTTTGTGAGTGACCAGGAGTCCTGATTATCTTGGTGCTCTATGGATTCATAGGCTTCTGGGTGCCAGGAGCTGATTCCGGCACTCACTGGTCCTTTGAGTACCTATGAGCTTAGAACCCTTCTCTGTGCCAGGAATACAGCAGTGAAGAACAGTCTGGCCCTCATGGGAATTCTTAGATTTTGACTTTGAATAAGAGTTTACTTCCTTGTGGCTGCAAGGCTTAGGCAAGGAACTTCCAATCCGAGTACACTGGCTCATCTAAAAAAACAGATGCCTCCTTCACAAGGTGGTGTAGAAGTGTGAGGGATGCGTGGTGCTCCTGGCAATCACCAAAAAGTACTCCCCAACCTACCTCCCCACACAAACACAACTGAAGGTACCTGGACCCAAAAAGATAcagacttgtccaaggtcacatgagTATCCCTGGCACAGATGGGACCCAACCTAAGCTCTTTTCTGTCCCTCAGGCAGTTGACTGTTTCTCTGCCCAGGAGATCCCACAATGGTCTGGGGCAGAGTTCTTGAGAGGGTTCCAGGTAACAGAGGCAGTAGGCAATGTGTGCTCACCTATCATCCCAGGTCTGAGGATGAACTGAGAAGCTAAACAGGTGGGACCACCTTTGGGGACGTGGCCACCTGGGCTGGCTTTGTGCCGAAAGGTAAAAGAACCAGTCTTGGGTACCACCGGTTCTTTAGACAAAACTGTTTAATGGTTTAGGAATGTGTACTCTGGCTCTGCTAAATTTCCATAGAGGCAActttccatgttttaaaaaatagatttgatATAAAGATTTGTATATTCATAAATAGATAATGTGAAAATTCTCAAATGCAAATGGCATCCTTGGGCTGGCtaagcccctccctgccccaaagGGTCCCTAAGGCCGCACCCCTGGCTGCCCTCCTGGGGAAGAGTAATTGAATTCAATATGAATTAGGAACTCCCTCCAGCTCTAAGTCTGCTAGGGCCTATGCCTTTGGGGTCAAAAGCCCCTTTCTGGGAGGACATAGAACCACCTCTCTGGCATAGATGTCAGGATCTGTGTCCCCTGTCCACCCTACTCCTACTCCTATGACTATAAAACACCAACTCCTATTGTTTCCCCTAGGGCCCAGCCTATATCACAGCCTGACCCACACCACAGACTGCCCTTCTCCAGGCCTGAGCTGACAGGACCCTTCCTGGTCCCCTTCCCCTGCCCACTCTCCCATACCCCGACCCTTCCCCACCTACTCCTGTTCTTAGGTAGTTTGTAAACAAAGAAAGAGATTAGATCATTCTCTTGCACCAGAGGCTGCTGGGAGAGGAAACAGAAGCAAGCTGTTTCCTGGCTCACATACTTCTCCCATTTGACACAGGACTCCGGCCTAGAAGTACAGAGGCCTTGGCCTGACTGGGCACAGCAGAGCAGGGACCCCACTGGCATGCAGACAATGCCACACCCTAGGCCAGGTCCTGAGCACTAACACCTGTCTGAGGTTGGGGGCGGGGAAACATCTCTTGGAGCCAGTAGGATATGGCTTCAATgcaggaagtgggggaggaaaCTCACAGGCCAAAAGGTAGAGAAAGAATTCATTCTACCGAGAGGGTACTAAGAACAAGAGATTAGCTTGGGTGGGGAAGGGCCACTTCTCAGGGGTATCCAGCTGGgtcatttgggggtggggggttataAATCACATGAATAAAAAGGCAGGGGCAGTAGGTGGGGGGAGAACAGAAAAGGGTGGCCTGAACAGAGGTGCTCCTCAGGTAGAAGCAGGTGCTAGGAAGAAGCCAGGATGGAGCTGTGAAGGCCTTGAACGGCTGGGTCAAGTTTGGCCAGCATCCAAGTGCCCTAGGGCAGCCTGGAAGGTGTTAGGGTAGGGTAAGTGGAAGGGCCGGGAGTCTTCCACAACTGACATCTGTCAGCAGCAGCAGGGCGGGTTGGGGCAGTGGTGGCCATTTAGCCCAGGAGCCAAGGTCAGTAAGATGTCCAGTGAGAGGATGGGCCTGTCTGGCAAAGGGCGGGGTACTGTGAAGATTGGCTCCCAGCACTGTGGTaggagggggggagaaggtgAAGACCCCAAGGTGACCCCCAATTTCTAGGCTAAACCTCTGGAGTGAGGCTGCTCCATGCATGGAAGACAGGACAGCAGTAGATCTATTAAGCCCAGTGTTTGACATCTTGGAATTGTGAAAAAGGGGGAAGCAAAGTGTTGTTTCCTTGGTTTCTCGGTAAACCAAGAGGTTACCAGTGAGAAGAAACCTCCCTGTTCCCAAGACAGGCCCACTGTTCCTTTCCCCTTGTAAGCTAAGCCTTTACAGTGTCTCAGGCCTCCTTCCTTAGGGGCAGGGAGGGATGGCTCATATTTGAGTGACAAATGAGCCTATCATCAACCACTTGTTCCTGTGCTTACCCTGGATTCTAATCCATATGAAGAAGGGGTAGAGGGGCCTCTTTCCCTAAGCCCTGTGAGGCTGGAGGTTAGGGGGATCCAGCAGGTACCTGTGCTTTCAGCTGGAAGTGGGGCTCAAGTCAATCAGGGGTGCAGGCCCACGCCTCTGTTCCAAGACCCTTTGCATGTGCCACCCCCTCAAGCAGTAGGCAGGGCTTAGCGAGACACATCTTCCAGCTGGGGTCTAAGTTCAGTGCCCGGCTCTATCCAAATATTAGACCCTAGCAGAAAGGTCATGGGCTGGAGGACCTTTGCTCTTGGCTTCAATGTAACACTCTTTAAAGAACCGCTCAGTGACAGGCATTTTCTATTCTGCAGGTGGAGCCAGGCACTGCAGCGGAGGGGCAAGGCAGACACCAGCTCGTTCTGCCAACAACTGGGCCCCATTCATCAGCAAGGCCACTAAGGATAAAAGCCAGGCAGCGTTCTTGCCCCCAACTCCCACACCACCCCAACAACAGACCTACTCCCCTCAGTGCAGACACCTGTTCAGCTGGTCTTGGTCCAACCAGGCCAACTAACTTCCCTTCTAGAACCAGGTTCAGCCATTCCATGGCTGCTTCCCTGCTTGAAAGGAAGCCACGAGGCCCTGCATGTATCAGCCTCAGCTCAGCTGTTCATGCCCAACCTGTCTCACCAGGCGGCTGGAGGGCTGCTGCAAAATATCTGGCTTCTTGCTCTGCATCCAGGCCTGCCGGAGAGAGGGAGCCATGCAAACCAAAGTGCTTTCAGTATAAGGCAAGGCTGTGATAGGCTCTGGGCTGCCTCTTCCTTATGTGGCCTAGCCTATGGCTCTGAGAGTAGTTTATATCCTGAGGCCCCACACTGAGGGGCCAGAGGGGCTGGACTAGGCTGACATGGACAAACTGGAATTGGCTTAGGAAGATCACCAAAGTCCAATACCTGTCTGTGATCCTCTGAGCCACACTGCAGTTTGGTGCTGCTttgaagacacccccccccccaagtgatCTCAGCCTCACCTACTTTCTAACTTCAGCACCCTGGGAATGTTGAGGCTGTTGAGGGCAGGTGGACCCAGGGGGGTGAAATGCCCAGACCTAGAACTACCAGGGCCTCACCTCCTTTGTTTGGGAAACACTACAAGTTAGACTGGGAGCGGTGGGGAGCTGATGCTCTAAACATGGCAGGAAAGATTCTGCACATGGGGTAAGACTGGGTTCCGACAGTCACTCTCAGACCTGAGCCTCAAGTATTCAACATTTTACTTTTCCCTTAAATGTCCTCATTCCTATGTCACTCCCCCTACCCCCAAGCTTCTGAGACCCCAGTGCGGAAGAATCAGCTTGTTCTGCACCCTGCATGACAAATTTTGGGGCCCCAAGCCAGCAGATAGTCCCTGCTCGGCTGTGTGACATGACCCTACACTTTTGTATTGtagatgaaaccaagagctacaTGAAAAACCAGAAAACTTGAGTAGTCTTGCTAAGGCAGTAAGCTGAGCCTCACGGTGTCTGTGAGCTTGGAGCTGGCACTGAAGAAGAAGGTTCTTCACCTGGAAGGAGTTAGGGCTTCCCTGGGGTTATGCTCACAAACCAGCCTGTTAGGCGGGTTGCTCTTGCTCTCTGCAGCTACATATGGAGGCCCTGGAATGACCTGGGCACCAGCCATATCCCTGGAAAGCGACAACCTGCTGCCACAGCTGCAGCAGACACTACGTGTGGGTCAAAGCTAGTATGTAGAGAGCAGGGAGGCACACTTCCGGCCCCTCTCCAGCTGTGGTCCACACTGGCGGGCTCAGAGCAGTCCTGGAATGTGAAGAGCATGGAGGAAACAGCCGCTGACTGGAAGGATGGGCAAGCTTGTGCCAATAGGCCTCCTGCAGGAGGAATCCTGCTTCTTCCTTCCTCAGGGCAGCTTTCCCATCAAGCGTCCAGGCCATGGGATGAGTAATTCCAGGACTTGATCCAGTTGCTCTAGAATCGCTGGTGCCGAGGGCCAGCTCTAGAGGGCTGGGCTTGGCAGACCAGAGGGAGGTGATGGAGcggcccctgcctgcctgccggCACCCTAGTCAGCAACCGCAGCCCCAGCTTTCTCCAATGTCCTTGCTATCCAGCTGGATATGGTCGGTGCTCTTCTCACTGAGCAGAGGACCCCCATGCCTCATGACCAGCTCCGTGGCCACCCTCAGGAAGGCCTCCTCCACGTTGCTTGAGTCCTTGGCAGACGTCTCAATGGCACACAGGATGTCGTAGTGCTCTGCCAGGCTTTGTGCCTCAGCCAGAGGGACCTCTCGGAGCTCGCCAAGATCCGACTTGTTCCCTGTAGGGAAAGGCCAGGAGCAGCTTGGTAAGGCCAACTGGTGCCAGGGAAGCCCTGCCCTACGTAGCAGAGCCAAACTGAGAAACCCAAAGCCATCCACTGCCCTCTGTCAACTCTGATGGTAatctaaagctttaaaaaaaaaataaaaaccattttattttaaagctattatTCTATCCTTTAgtgcctcatttttaaaaatctttgccaGAGGCTTGTATATTTTACTGCTTCTTTCTAAGAAATAGAAGCAGTAAAGTTTAGGGAAAAGAATATGGTACCTTAGAGCTAGAAGAAAACCTGGAAAGAAACTCCAGCTTCCTAGCACTTGTAAGTCACTtcatctctgagtctcaatttccccatctataaTGCCACCTTCAGCAGAGTAGAggttaaattttttaagactttatttattttagaaaggacacagaaaaagagagagagaaaagggggtaggagcaggaatcatcaacttccatatgtgccttgatcaagcaagcccagggtttcaaaccggcgacctcagtgttccaggccaacactttatccactgtgccaccacaggtcaggccagagtagggattaaatgaaacaacaagcACTTGGCAGGTAATCCATAAATACAGAAGTAAAGAAATCTGGCAGTgcaagtttttctttttgctaaaattttgttattatgtttattatttactattttcctttggaatttttttttagtgagagagacagagagagggacagatagagacaaacaggagaggagagagataagcatcaattcttccttgtggcaccttaattgttcattgattgctttctcatatgttccttgacccgggtctagagcagagcaagtgaccccttgctcaagccaacgaccttgggcttcaagccaacaaccattgggctcaagccagcaaccatggggtcatgtctatgataccacactcaagccagcaaccccatgctcaagccgtatgagcctgtgctcaagccagcgactgcagggtttcgaacctgggtcctccacatttcagtctgatgctctatccactgcaccatcacctggtaaGGCTCCTTTGGAATTTTATAATTCTCTGTTAAGATTGTGGTTTGGGGTTATTTTGCTTTTCTACTAGTAAGAACACAGACTACCATTTCACCTGAGCATAAACCTCTGGCTCTTCCTACAAGTGTGAGATGTTTCATTACATTCTAAATCATCTGGTAAACTGCTCcttgacagaatttttttttaagtttcaaagtACTTGACCTTTGTAATGTGATTTTAGGGATGACAAAAAACAGATGTATctataaatatctaaaatttcttttgtggccctggccggttggctcagcggtagagcgtcggcctggcatgcgggggacccgggttcgattcccagccagggcacataagagaagcgcctatttgcttctccaccccccccctccttcctctctgtctctctcttcccctcccacagccaaggttccattggagcaaagatggcccgggtgctggggatggctccttggcctctgccccaggcgctagagtggctctggtcgtggcagagcgacgccccggaggggcagagcatcaccccctggtgggcagagcatcgcccctggagggcgtgccgggtggatcccggtcgggcgcatgcggaagtttgtctgactgtctctcctcgtttccagcttcagaaaaaatacaaaaaaataactaaataaaataaaatttcttttgtaaTATTAAATGATGTAGCAACCAATTTCAATGTGAAACATCCTAATttcaacaaactaaaaaaaaaaacatgtttatgaGTAATTAAAAATCTGAACACAGATCAGCTATTTGAATTTATTCAGAAAATGTCAATACTTTTAGATGTGAAAATGGTAttgttacatatttttaagtgttttcacCTTTTATTGATTCATGCTAGAATATTTGTAGAAGTACTGGAGCTAGGAGTTGCCTGAAAAATAAtccgagagagggaggggaggagggtagaGCCAAAATGAGACATGAGTTGCTAGGTGCTAAAGCTGGTGATAGACATTTGAGGTTTATTACACTatcatatttttgtatttgtgtaaaatactcaacaataaagtgtttattttaaatgtcctGGACACGAGGGAAGCTTCAGGCTGAGTAAAGAGAGCTGCACTGCTGCCCAGGTAGCTGAGCCGTGAGCACTCCCTAGCCCAGTCCAGGCAGGCGTGGGAGGCAGGCTGTGTGGAACTAAGTGCCATCTTTTTCCTGCTGGAGCCACAGTCAGGTACTATTTATACAATCTCATCTGAGAAACATCAGCCTGATGGGTTGAGGTCCCAGAGACCACACAGATGGTCCAAGGTTTCTTGAGTCCAGGTCTGGGAAGTTCACGtaggaggaaaatggaaaatggaGGTAACAGCATCCCTCTGCAGCTACGGTTCTCAAAGTGGGGTCAGCAACACAGATGTCACCGGCAACACCTGGGAATCTGCTATAAATGCACATCCATGGGCCCCATCTAGACATCTTGAATTGGATGCTTTACAGGTAGTGCTCAGATTCTGTGCTTTAAAGCTTTGGAGGCATGAAAACATTTGAGGAGCCCTGCTCTCCTGAATTATGATTAGTAGAACTGAACTCAAATTTCATGTGTATGTGCTCACAGGCTGTGTGAACTGGGAGAAATTATTtcacttctctaagcctcagctcCATGCCCTAATAAATAAGGAGCAACCAGGTTATAGGAACTAAATCTAACGACACATGTTAAGATTTAACCAGTGTTAACCACTATATGTGTAAATGCATACTACAAAGCAAATTTTagcttgctttctttctctaattCCAATTTTGAATATAACTTTACAAGTGACTAGCAGGATCAGAATTTGCAAGATCATGATTCAAGTTCTGGCTCtgtttctgcttctccctctaaaaaaatcaatcaatcaataaattcttttttataaaaaggataaggaaagaaaaaagagacagacaggacctGTGGTCCCAAGGAACCCTGCTAGCTCCCACCCAATATCCCCCAGCTCAATCCCTTTCTGTGCTTGCCCTTTGCttaaaaagaggaaactgagacactcTGACCAgacagctctgttggttggagtatCGTCCCTaaggcagaggttgccagtttgatccctggtcagggcacatacaggaacagattgatgttcctgtcactctctccctctccttttaaataatccatcaataaataaataaattttttttaaaaaaaaaaaggaaaagaaaagaaaaaagagacagacaggatctATGGTCCCAAGGAACCCTGCTAGCCCCCACCCAATTTCCCACAGCTCACCGATCAGCAGCTGCACAATATTGGAGCCTGCATACTTCCTCACGTCCTCAATCCAATGAGGCACTGACAGGAAGGAGCTCCTTTTGGTTATGTCGTAAGCGAGGATGGCCCCGTTGGCACTACGGTAGTAGCTCTGGGTGATGGTGCGGAATCGCTCCTGGCCAGCTGTGTCCCAAATCTGCAGCTAAAGAAATAGGGAGCCTCCCTTGAATCTGGTGATGTGGCCGagcctgggggacagggagggcaaTCCCACATACCCATGCCAAAAGCGCTGGTTCTAACTGGCAGCTCACCAGCCCACACCTTGACTGAAATCACACAGAAAGTCTAAAAGGTGGACACAGAAAGTGAAGAAGAAGGTCTTCTGAGCCCTTAGAAAGCAACTCAGTGGCACCACTTTGAGGAGGACGAGAACAAGAGGATGCAAAAGGAAGGTAGACAGCAGCATCTCTGCCTCTAGTCCCCAGAGAAAGGTGGTGAGGAAACAAGAAAGTATTCTGAATTGCAACCGGAAGTATGCTTGACCCAGCGTCCTCTACATGCTGCCTCTTCCCTAAACACTGGGCTCACTGTGAACCAGAAGAGCTCCAGCAGTTCACAGTCTGGTGAGGTGGCTTCAGGTATGTCATGATGCTGGCTATATGGATGTCCGCTACATTCCCCTCTCTGGGATTATAAAGGCACCGCTATTCCTGGCCACGTGTAAGGCTCCCCCAGAATTAGGGTGCTCTACTTCCACCTCAGAAACACCCAGGTAGATGTTCACAACCTGGTGATAAGGGGACCTGGGCTGTGGCAATGAGGGCCTAGGAGAAGCAGTGGGCAGAGCCCAACCGTGGGGCCTTTACCATCAGCTGATCCATCAAAGGCAACAAGCTTGGGGTCTTTTCCTGCTCGTGTCTTCACTTAACAAACACCCATTAGCGCCCACTATGCAGCCTTCTTGGACATTGGCCATGGAGGAGAGGAACCTGTGTGTAGCAGGAGCTTCACTGGCTTTCTGTACAAGCAGTAGTCTGGCAGGACAGACACAAAATAgagcagagggaggggctgggccagAGCAGACCTGGATCTAGGTTGTACCAAGACTAGGAGGCCTCCCACTCTGGGCACAAACCACCAGTTTAGGACTGGGAGAGACAGGCCTGAGACAGGCATCAGGGCAGGCATGTATAATACAAAGCTTCTCAGGAGCTCAGGGATTGTCTTCTCTACTCCAGAAATCACAGGTTCTTGGGGATCTCTGAGAATGAACATGAGCCTTTGGTCTACAGCTGCATGCAGGTCTCCCGCCCTCCTTTGCTAGTGCAAGATCTGTCTGTGCTTCTCTATCTAGTCCTCAAGGTGCCAGAGGGCCCCTAGTCTATCCAGGGTAGGGACAGACCTCAGAGGCCTGAGACAGTTCCTGAGGGCAGGGACAATGACCCCTGCACTATGAAGGTGACAACCTTTTCCCTAGGCCCCACCAAGAAAAGCCTGCGAGTTAATAACATCTGGGCCACAACATGCCAAATAAACCCTCCAGTCCTGAGACTTTCTAATTACCCCTCAGCTATCAGAAGCCCCAAGGAAACCAGGCTCCACACTCTACAGCTCATGGTGTCTGCTAGCTCAGTGTTTTCAACTGCTATTGcggaccagtccaccagaaattttgtgtgggtccacaagagttaaccacctcggtgtttgtataaagattatagacccaatgatctttgttgaatttgcttatgctcagggagatttctgccttagtcatcctcgaaataattctcctattttcacaagttcccaagtgtaaaaaggttgaaaatcactgtgctaGTTCATGCATGGGGTGAAGCAAAAGGTATGAACTTTGGCTCTACACAAACCTGGGATCCAGATGACCAAGAACTCATCTCCAGACCCTAGAGGAGAGTCTACAACACTAACGATACGTGGATAAAAGCAACTTGGAGGACACAGCAACTATGCAAAGGCAAAAACTTTGAAAACATACAACAGTTTCAGAGATAGAAAAGATCTATGAAACTAcactaaaacatatttttaagttaagggagcattcataaaaaaaagaactcctgaaaattaaatatatagcataaataaaaaatacaacataaggGTTGGGAGATCCCcccaaagtaaagaaaaaaaaaatacaaagagatggaaaaaagagaaaatagaagaagTAGTCTAGGAGGCAAAAAATGTGATAGTGAGAGggtcagagaaaaagaagagtaaaatcaAAGAAATACTCCAAGAAAATCCCCCCAAATTAACATCTCAGGGCCCACTAAGCACACACACaatggggagaaacagacacacagaaaacaCATGACTGAGAGAATTCCAGAACAAGAGGCAAGATTCTAAAAacttccagaaagaaaagaacaagtttCAAGGTTTCACACAAAAAATCCAAAAGATAACCGATCAAACAATGACTATAATTAGGAGGCAAAATTGTTTCCAATCCAGAATTCTCATCAACTATCAGTCAACTGCAATGGTTTCATAAAGGCATTTTCAGGCATGTAGGCCTGAAAACATTTACCTTCCTGCCAACCTTTTTCAGGAAACTACTGAAGGTTCCTCCACCTAAAGAAATCGACCAAAATTAAGAAAACGT
It encodes the following:
- the RAB43 gene encoding ras-related protein Rab-43, which encodes MAGPGPGDPDEQYDFLFKLVLVGDASVGKTCVVQRFKTGAFSERQSSTIGVDFTMKTLEIQGKRVKLQIWDTAGQERFRTITQSYYRSANGAILAYDITKRSSFLSVPHWIEDVRKYAGSNIVQLLIGNKSDLGELREVPLAEAQSLAEHYDILCAIETSAKDSSNVEEAFLRVATELVMRHGGPLLSEKSTDHIQLDSKDIGESWGCGC